A stretch of Porites lutea chromosome 5, jaPorLute2.1, whole genome shotgun sequence DNA encodes these proteins:
- the LOC140936731 gene encoding uncharacterized protein codes for MPYKYGNAPGLLQETISKITYKSEYTTSFTGERVPLQNVRIPTGLKMRTAWDEARTPETSRAIQLPFHHRRNYPARINLQGLQPSPTARARSALQRPSSNASQISRSSGRRPTSSVSAFSTRERPSTEDLLRRPQSLVARRPQSELSRFPKEFRYIDKQCFFHPATEPSRSFFIVSPDWVSERKNYIIRKNTLFG; via the coding sequence ATGCCATATAAGTATGGAAATGCCCCAGGGTTGTTACAGGAAACTATTAGTAAGATAACGTACAAAAGCGAATACACAACAAGTTTCACAGGAGAACGTGTCCCGTTGCAGAACGTTCGCATTCCAACAGGGTTAAAGATGAGAACGGCATGGGATGAAGCACGGACGCCGGAAACTTCTCGTGCTATCCAGTTGCCTTTTCACCACAGAAGAAATTATCCCGCAAGAATAAACCTTCAAGGACTCCAGCCATCACCAACAGCACGAGCTAGAAGCGCCCTTCAAAGGCCCAGTAGTAATGCGTCTCAAATTAGCCGAAGCAGTGGTCGAAGACCTACGAGTTCGGTGTCGGCATTCTCAACGCGCGAACGACCAAGTACCGAAGATCTGCTACGACGACCCCAGAGCTTAGTGGCACGAAGGCCTCAAAGCGAGCTTTCTCGTTTCCCAAAAGAATTTCGCTACATTGACAAACAGTGCTTCTTTCATCCAGCCACCGAACCAAGTAGGAGCTTTTTTATAGTAAGTCCCGACTGGGTGTCTGAACGCAAGAATTACATTATCCGCAAAAATACTCTGTTTGGTTAA